The following proteins come from a genomic window of Frankia casuarinae:
- the rsgA gene encoding ribosome small subunit-dependent GTPase A, with protein sequence MARELDEDDVRVRPSRGSRPRTRDRPDHAEAVAAVVVGVDRGRYTCRLDTMADRLVAAVRGGSMRRTSVIVGDRVALVGDVSGAAGLLARIVRREERTSVLRRTPDDSDPVERPIVANADVLVIVCAVTDPPPRPGLIDRCLVAAYDGGLSPVLCLTKTDLADPAALVDLYRPLGLPVVTTRPGGDLRALLELLTNRVSVLFGHSGVGKSTLVNRLVPAADRAIGEVNAVTGRGRHTSSAAVALRLPQGGTVVDTPGVRSFGLGAVSPDRVLRAFEDLAAAAAHCQPGCQHLAPSPDCALDSAVRDGHADAARLASLRRLLGTRGASP encoded by the coding sequence ATGGCCCGCGAGCTGGACGAGGACGACGTCCGGGTCCGGCCGAGCCGGGGATCGCGCCCCCGGACCCGGGACCGGCCCGACCATGCCGAGGCGGTCGCGGCGGTGGTAGTGGGTGTCGACCGCGGCCGGTACACCTGCCGGCTCGACACGATGGCCGACCGCCTGGTCGCGGCCGTGCGCGGTGGGTCGATGCGCCGGACCTCCGTGATAGTCGGTGACCGGGTGGCCCTCGTGGGAGATGTCTCCGGGGCGGCGGGCCTCTTGGCGCGCATCGTCCGCCGCGAGGAACGCACGAGCGTCCTGCGGCGCACCCCCGACGACAGCGATCCGGTGGAACGCCCGATCGTCGCGAACGCCGACGTCCTGGTCATCGTCTGCGCGGTCACCGATCCGCCGCCGCGGCCCGGCCTGATCGACCGATGCCTGGTCGCCGCCTACGACGGCGGGCTCTCCCCGGTCCTGTGCCTGACCAAGACGGATCTCGCGGATCCGGCAGCGCTGGTGGACCTGTACCGCCCACTCGGACTCCCCGTCGTGACCACGCGCCCCGGTGGGGACCTGCGCGCGCTGCTGGAGCTGCTGACCAATCGGGTCAGTGTGCTGTTCGGGCACAGCGGGGTCGGCAAGTCCACCCTGGTGAACCGGCTGGTGCCGGCGGCGGACCGGGCGATCGGCGAGGTCAACGCCGTGACCGGCCGCGGCCGGCACACCTCGTCGGCCGCTGTCGCACTGCGGCTGCCCCAGGGGGGCACTGTCGTGGACACCCCGGGTGTCCGGTCGTTCGGGCTCGGCGCGGTGTCCCCGGACCGCGTGCTGCGCGCCTTCGAGGACCTCGCCGCGGCCGCCGCGCACTGTCAGCCCGGATGCCAGCACCTGGCGCCGTCCCCCGACTGCGCCCTGGACTCGGCGGTGCGGGACGGCCATGCCGACGCCGCCCGGCTGGCGAGCCTGCGCCGGCTGCTCGGCACCCGCGGAGCCTCACCTTGA